The genomic region ACAAGAGAAACCAGGGACAAGACTGATGTTGAAGTACTCGACTCTAAACTGTGCAGCATTCGAGCATAGTATATATTTGCTGGCAGCTTATTCTCCTACGGGAATGCGGAAGATGGCTCACGTGGATGTAGCTAGGAATACCGTTGAGGAGATAGTACCTCAGGAGGTACTCCAAAGGATTATGGAGGAGCTTCGCCGCCACGGGGTAAGGGCGCGAGTAAGACTAAACCACCGCGGAACCCCCGACATATACATAGACTATGATGACTTGGATAAACTGTTCCAGCTCTGCGACAGGGGCGTGCTCAGCAAGGAGGCCCGGGAGCTACTCTGCTAGCAGCACTCCTCATACACTCTTTCACGAGGCCCAACACACTCAATAAGAACCTCGCACTTATCCTCAATTACACGGTAAATAACACGATAATCACCAAGCCTCCTAGAAAGCATGCCTTTACAGCGTCCCCGAAGCAACTTATCAGCCGCGCTGTATGGATCATGTTTTAGCTCTTCAACTAGGCTATCGAGGCGCTTACGCAGCTGAGGATAGCGCTTCACCCTACGCACAACCCAATGAGAAACCCCGACTCTCCATTCTTTACATTCCCTTGTCACCGGCTGACTCCCTCCACACTACACTAAATGTAAAACTCAATAGAGAGTCGTAAGGGGGTTATCAGGTGGCCAGCACCATCGTTGAGTCATAACCACCTCTAACTCAGAAGAGAATTGTAAGCGTGGTGCCCGTATACACGGGCTCAGCATGGATAACCGATACTGGATATGCTCGAAAATAATTTGAGGATAATGTAATCCGTTATCTGGATGCAGGAGAGGGACGTATTAGGTAAATGGAGAAAGAGTTGTAACGTCTGTGTATTTACTCTGCAAAGATGCTATAATTGCTCGTGGTGCTTAGGTTTCTATGTTTTCTATTCCGAATATTCTGCCTAGTAGTTCGCCGAAGAGGAAGCTGCCTATTGCTGTCCCTATCATTAGTGTCGCGCTTTCTAGGAATTCTCTTGTGAAGCTTTTGCCCTGTACTACTGTGCTGTAGAAGGTGAAGGCGCCGGTCAGTAGGAATGCTAGTAGTAGTGATGTGGTGAAGGCTAGTAGCATGTTGTGTGTTAGGAAGTATGGTAGGGCTAGGAGTACCACGGAGAATATGTAGGAGGCGCCGGTCACCATTGCGCTTGTGGAGGGCTTTGTTTCTCCTCCGTGCTTTGCCTGCAGGTAGGCTGCGCCAGCCATTGAGAGTGCCGCGGAGAAGCCTACTACTAGGCCGGCGACGCCGGCCATGATCGTGTTGCTGGTTGCTCCTAGGAAGCCCGCGTGTACGCCAGTAATCTCTACTATGGCGTCGGCGAGGCCTAGGGCCACGTAGCCCAGGTATTTTACGCGGACGTCCTCAACTCTCTCCAAGAGCTCGTGTTCATGTGTCTCCTCGTCCGCTATGATGCTCTCGAGTATTTTCCTCTCCTCGCCATCAACGTGGGGCAGGAACTCCCTGTAGCTGCGGACAGCGTCCTCTTCGCCTCTCTCCAGGAGCTGGAGCACAAACACGGGGCCGAGGAGCTTGTAGAGGAGGCTTAGCCCCTTCAGCTTCCAGCCGTATGGCTCGCAGTGCTTGCCGAGAACCCTTGACCAGAACTCCATATGCCTCCTCTCCTGCTCGGCGAACGCC from Pyrofollis japonicus harbors:
- a CDS encoding type II toxin-antitoxin system RelE family toxin; protein product: MTRECKEWRVGVSHWVVRRVKRYPQLRKRLDSLVEELKHDPYSAADKLLRGRCKGMLSRRLGDYRVIYRVIEDKCEVLIECVGPRERVYEECC
- a CDS encoding VIT1/CCC1 transporter family protein; this encodes MPIPRDKMRLVEQFCREEATATKAYELLASKTGDKELRRILKAFAEQERRHMEFWSRVLGKHCEPYGWKLKGLSLLYKLLGPVFVLQLLERGEEDAVRSYREFLPHVDGEERKILESIIADEETHEHELLERVEDVRVKYLGYVALGLADAIVEITGVHAGFLGATSNTIMAGVAGLVVGFSAALSMAGAAYLQAKHGGETKPSTSAMVTGASYIFSVVLLALPYFLTHNMLLAFTTSLLLAFLLTGAFTFYSTVVQGKSFTREFLESATLMIGTAIGSFLFGELLGRIFGIENIET